The genomic region AACTCCTCCTAAAAGCCCCACAGCTGTTGATGAAAATATCCTCTTGGCTATACTCTCTTTGTTTATTCCCAATATGTCCCTTTCCATCTTTGAAATCTTATTGTATTGAATAAATAATATTAATAACACTACTAAAAAAATAGGATTAAGTATAACCTGAATCAACGTGAAAAATATCATTTTAATCAGATACACAATTTGATTCATTCAACCCCTCCATACATTTACAAATCACCAGAAAACTAATGATTCATTTTTTCTTTAACTTCTTCAATAGCCTTTTTAAGTTGAGTATCTTGATTCAAATTGTCTAATCCTATTTGATCTACATCCTCAGGTATGGGCACAATTATGTCTGGAGTTATACCTTCTCCATGAATAGATACACCATTAGGAGTAAAATACTTAGAAACAGTAAGCTTAAATCCAGATCCATCAGGCAATTGATTTATTCTTTGTACTATTCCTTTACCAAAGCTCTTAGTTCCTATAAGAGTTCCTGACTTAGTATCCTTAACTGCTCCTGCCAAAATTTCAGAAGCACTGGCACTACCTTCATTTATTAATACAGTATATGGAATATTAATTTTATCTGAATCAGATTTAAAATACTCCCTATCTCCCGATTTTGTTTCTGTATATACTACCACAGATTTACCTATAAGTTTATCAGCTATATCTACACATTTATCTAATAATCCACCAGGATTATTTCTTAAATCTATTATAAGTCCCTTCATACCTTCATTTTTTAATGCCTCATAGTGTTCAATAAAATCATCATATACCAATTCATCAAATTGAATTATTCTTATATACCCTATATCATCAGAAAGCATCTTTGATTTTATGCTCTCTAATCTTATTTCTTCCCTAGTTATGGGCATTTCAATATAGTTAGGCTTTCCTTCTCCATCTCTTCTCATTACAGTAATATTAACTTCTGTTCCCGGTTCTCCTTTCATTATTTTTATAGCATCGTCCAATTTATCTGCTGTAAACTCCTCTCCATTCACCTTTATTATTTTGTCTCCAGGCTTAAACCCTGCCCTGTATCCTGGAGTGTCCTCTATGGGAGAAACTACTGTTATCATATTATCTTCTCCAGGAGTGACTATTACACCTATACCTCCATAGCTACCCTTTGTATGCTCCATGAAGTTGTTAAATTCATCTTCTGTCATATATACAGAGTAGGGGTCATCCAATGATTCGAACATACCCTTTAATTGTCCATCCATCATCTCTTTCTCAGATATATCATTTAAGTAATTTTCATTTATAAAGTTTTCCAATGCCATAGCTTTAGCATATTTCTCATATGTATTTGTTAACTTATTTACCTCCCTTTTTGCTATTATTACCTTATCACCTACAGATATTTGAATAATATTTCCCACAGTAAATGTCACAATACTTGATATAAAAACTAATATCACACTCCATAAAACAGCCTTTCTTTTTGATATCATATATTTCACCCCAGTTATTGTTCTAATATTTTATTCTATTAAACAGATGTGTTCATTATACCACCACTGTTTGTACTTTTCAATAATTCCCATTTCTATATATCTGTGAAATAAAAAAGCTAGTAGTTAATATCTACCAACTACTAGCTATGAACTACTAACTGTATTTATTTCCCTTTAACCCAAGGTAATGGGTTTACATGAGATCCATTTTTTCTAACCTCAAAGTGAAGATGCGCCCCTGTAGAGTTTCCTGTACTCCCTACCTTTGATATAGCCTGTCCCCTCTTTACTTTAGCTCCTGCCTTTACCAATAGTCTGGAATTATGTGCATATAATGTGGTTATACCTCCACCATGATCTATTAAAACAACCTTACCATATCCACCAAGCCATCCTGACATCTGAACCACACCATCATTGGCAGCAAGTACCTTTGTTCCATATGATGCACCTATATCTACACCTGTGTGCATCTTTCTAGTATGGAATATAGGGTGGATTCTATATCCATATGGAGATGTTATCCTATATATCCCAGGAGTAGGCCACATCATCTCTCCACCTGCATACTCTACAGATAATTGCCTCTTTCTTATCTCTGATGAAATCTTTTCTGCCAACGCATTTAGTTCATCTACCTGTTTCTCTAATTTATCTTTATCTTGCTTTATATCTGACATTAACCGTTCTTTAGCCCTAGTAGCAACAACTAAATCTTGTTTCTTATTATTTAATTCAACTCTAGTGGAAGCCAAAGCATCCTGTTGAATCTCCAAGTCCTTCTTCTTTGAGACTATTATTTCTCTCTGTTCCTTCATGTATTTCAATAAATCAACATCGTGAGAAACTACGCTTTTAACCATATCTAATCTAGTTAAAAGATCTCCTATGTCTTCTGAATCTAAAAGCACCTCCAAATATCCCACAGAACCATTTTTATACATTACCCTTAACCTAGAGTTTAGAGTGTCATTTTTCTTTGTTATATTATTCTCTGCTTCAACTAATTCTTCTTTAGTCTTTTTTATATTGCCATTAATAGTTTTCAATTTATTTTCTACTTTGGCCAGTTCATTATCTGCCTCATCTATTTTCCTATCTAATGCATTTATTTCATTGGTAACCTCTGCCTCTTTCAGCTGTTTTTTGTGTATTTCTTTTTGTATAGATTTTATTTCACTATCAGTTTTAGACTTTTTTTCCCTCAAAGCATTCACATCATTATTACCTGCATACACCACAATGGAATTCAATAACACTAACATACCTAATATCAAATATGTTATCCTTTTTTTCACTTTGCCCCCTCCTTAAACCTATACTCGTAAAAATTTTCTCAATGAAATAACACTACCTAATATTCCTATACCTATTCCGATTACTGAAAATATTATTATTATATCTTCAAAGAGACCATCAAAGGGAATCATATACATAGTAAAAAATACATATAACTTCTCACTGGCCACATTAAATATGTATTTATATCCAAAGCTCACTATAGCTATAGCCAGTGCTGAACCTATAACTCCTAATAATGTCCCTTCTATAATAAAAGGTCCCCTAATAAATCCATTAGTCGCTCCCACATACTTCATAATATTTATTTCTCTCTTTCTAGCAGAAACAGTTAATTTTATAGTGTTAGATATAATAAATATAGAAATCAATGTAAGTATAGTTATTATAATCAGTCCGCTCATCCTTACAAAATTTGTTATAGTCATCATCTTCTCTACTATATCTTGATGGAATCTAATACCTTCTATACCTGAAACTGCCTGTAGTTTCTGGACTACTGCATCTGCCTTATCTATGCTACTCAATTGAATAATGTATGAATTAGGAAACGGATTATCTTCTAAACCTTCTAATAAATAACTTTCATCTCCCCAGTCCTTCTTCATTATCTCTAATGCCTGTTCTCTTGAACGAAATGTTACTGATAAAACGCCTTCGTATTCACTTATTTTATCTCCTATACTATCAACATTTTCATCGGTTAAATCATCTACTAAAAACACATGTATCTCATCAAATTTTTCTTGAGCCATATTGGTCATATTGTTTATATTCAATATAAGAATAAGTACTATCCCCAAAATAAATAATGCCGAGGTAACAGAACCTATGGATGCTAAACTCATCATTCTATTTCTCCACATCCCTGTTAATCCTTGTTTCATCATATGTTTAAACATTCTAAACTTCATAGTCATATCCACCCTTCTGATTGTCTCTAATAACTTCTCCTTTGTCCAAGGCTATGACTCTTCGTTTCATTGAATCTACTATATCTTTAGCATGGGTAGCCATAAGTACTGTAGTGCCCCTTCTATTGATATGTTTTATCAGCTTCATTATCTCCCACGCCGTATCTGGGTCAAGATTTCCTGTGGGCTCATCAGCTATAAGTACTGCAGGGCTATTTACTATTGCTCTAGCTATGGAAACCCTTTGTTGTTCCCCTCCTGAAAGCTGATCAGGATAAGAATTTGCCTTATTACTAAGCCCTACCATGCTTAGTATCATGGGAACTTGTCTCCTTATTTCCCTTGAAGACGCCCCTATTATCTCCATAGCAAAGGCAACATTTTCATATACTGTTTTCTTAGGCAGTAATCTAAAGTCTTGGAATACAACCCCTACACTCCTCCTTATAAAAGGTATCCTTCTGTTCCTCACATAGGTTATATCCTTATTGTTTAATATAATCCTTCCCCTAGTAGGTTCCTGCTCCTTCAACAGTAACTTTATCAATGTAGATTTTCCTGCACCACTAGATCCCACTAAAAATACAAAATCTCCCTTTTCTATATGTACATCTATATTTTTTAGTGCCACAACACCATTATCATATTCTTTGTATATATTTATAAAATCTATCATCTTATCACTCCTGTAAAATATACTATCCAAACCTTATATTATCAGTTATTTCGTCAAAAAGTACTTTAGTTATATAAATTTAAACATAAAATGTTATTTTTAGTTCTTAAGTCCTAATTTTAATAGCATCCATAAACCATATTATGAATCTAATATAATTTTTTCTGCACTAATTTATTTACCTTGATTAGACATTGACTACTAACAATTAGCCCTAATTTATATTATAATAGTTTTTGGGAAATTAAGTATTGATTTGAAAATAACTTACTATATTTCTTCTGCTTTTTTCTCTAAAATCCTTCAAAATTCTTTTAATAAATGTTAAATATCCATTATTTTTTATGAAATTATTGGTAAGGAGGGTCTATTTTGAAAAAATTTCACTTGCGAAAGTCTATTTTAGAAAAAAGAAGGGAATTATTGTCTAATGATGTAAAATATAAAAGCAAAGTCATATCAAAAATATTCTTTGAGTCTGAAATGTATATGAATGCCAATTCTATAATGACCTATGTTAGTTATAGAAATGAGGTTATTACTAAATACATAATTCAAAGGTGCATTGAAGATAAAAAAATAGTGTCAATACCCATAACAAATACTAAATCTAAGGTATTGACACCTTCAGTTTTAAAAGACTATGATAAAGAACTTACACAGGGCACCTATGGTATTCTAGAACCAAAACAAGAGTATATAAGGCCCATAAATCCCCTCTCCATTGATCTAATATTAATCCCTGGATCAGTATTCTCCAATAGTGGTCATAGGATAGGGTATGGAGGAGGATATTACGACAGATTCCTTATAAGAACCAAAGAAACCGCTCTAAAGATTGGATTGGCATACAAATTCCAATTACTAGATACTATCCCTTATGACAAACACGATATACCTATGGACTACATAATTACAGAGGACGGTATTGTCCTCTGTAATTAGATACTTTACTCGTATTCCTTACTTAAGTCTGCATAATAATCTAATTTTTTCTGTACCAAATAATTTACTGTATCCTTGGAATAATTTCCTTCTTTGTCCATCTTACCATATTCTACTCCTGTTAGAATCTCTATCCCTTCATCTATGCTCTCAATGGCATATATGGAAAATTTCCCTTCTTTTACTGCATCTATAACTTCATCCTTTAACATCAAATTATTTACATTTTGTATTGGTATAATAACCCCTTCATCGCCTTTCAATCCCTTTTCTTTACAAACCTTAAAAAAGCCTTCTATTTTTTCATTTACTCCACCAATAGGTTGTATTTCTCCCTTTTGATTCACAGAACCTGTAACAGCTATAGATTGATTTATTGGGAGTTCTGATATACTAGACAGTATTGCATATAATTCTGTACTGGAAGCACTATCTCCATCCACCATATCATATGATTGTTCAAATGTGATACTAGCATTCAATGATAATGGGGTATTCTGAGCATATTTGGCGCCCAAATATCCACTAAGTATTAACACGCCTTTGTCATGTATATTACCACTCTGTTCTACTTCCCTTTCAATATTTGTTATCCCATCTTTTCCTGCATAGGTGGAGACTGTTATTTTGCTAGGCCTTCCAAAGGAATATTGACCAGAGTCCAATACAGCAAGACCATTTATCTGTCCCACCTTATACCCTGTCGTCTCAATCATCAATGTATTGTCTCTAAACAATTCATGAAGCTTCTCTTCGTACTTGTTATTTCTATATATTTTTTCTTCTATTGCCATATTTATATGTTTCTCCGTTACAATATGGTCTTCAGAAGCTACAGCCATTGCATCAGCCTCATATAACAACTCTACTATCTCATTAAATCTAGTACTTAATTTTCTCTTATCACCTGAAAGCCTTGAACTATATTCAACTATTCTACCTATAGCATCTTTACTAAAATCGCATAATTCTTCATCTTTACAATGATTAGCTACAAATAATGCTATCTTTTTTATATTTTCTTCATTTCTTTCTATTTCTATATCAAAGTCTGCACGAATTTTAAATAGTTTTTTGAAATCAGCATCATAATTATAAAGCATTTGATAGGTATAGTAATCTCCTACTATGATTACTTTTAACTCTATAGGAATAGGCTCTGGCTTTATAGTTTCAGCTATTACTGTACCTTTAGTAATATTCTCTATTTGAATTTCATTAGACTTAAGGGCCCTCTTAAGTCCTATCCATGCAAAGGAACTACTCAATATGTCCTTAGCCTGTATTATTAAGAATCCCCCATTTGCTTCGTGTATAGAACCTGGTTTTATCATAGTATGATCTGTTCTCAATACACCCATCTCATTTACATATTCAATTTTCCCCAAAAGATTATAATAATTAGGGTTCATCTCCCTTATTACAGGGGCATTTTTTTTATTACTATTATCTATAAATAAGTTTATTTCATAACGTTTAAAAAAGTCTTCATGTAATTTTAATTTAGAAGTTATTTTTTTATCCTTATTCTCATCTTCTTTTCCTAGAAATTTATCTAAATTTTTTACAATGTCCTTTTCCAATTCATTTAAGTGATTTATCACATCTTTATTATCTTCAAACTCTTTTACTAATTCTTCCATATAGTCTTTGATTAATTCAGATGTCTCTTTTTTATTAAACTCATCTAAATCGTCTAGCAATTTACTTTCCATATCTTTAAATTCAATTAATATATTGTGTACTTCTGAGCTCATCTCATTAGACTTTTTCTTAAGCTCCAACATCTCTTTTTCACTCAAGTTTTGAAGTTCTTCCTCTTTCATAGGTCTATCTTCAATAAGAGGATAAGTTATTAATCCTCTATCAGTCTGTTTAAATTGAAACCCATATTTTTCTGCTTTGTCATTTAATCTATTTACTATATCTTGATTTTTTGCATCAAACTCATTATAAATATTGCTTTTTTTGTCCTCATATTCCTTAGATGTAAAATATTTTGGAATCTCAGTTTTTAATCTGCATACAAAATCTTCCACATGTTTTTTAAATGCACTTCCATTACCTGCTTTTAGTTCTATTGCTTTAGGTCTCACAGGTTTATCAAAATTGTAAACATAGCACCAATCAGAAGGTACATGCTTACCCTTTGCAAATTTTTTAGCCAAAGAATAAGAATAGCTATTGCGACCAGTACCAGTAATACCCGTAACAAAAACATTATATCCCTTTCTATTGATAGACAGCCCAAAATTCAATGCCTTTGTGGCCCTTTTCTGACCTATTATCTCATCAGATATGGGTAATTCTCTGGTAGTTTTAAAATTAAACAAGTCCAAATTGCATCTTTTGTTTAATTCTTCTATAGACAATTTTCTCTTTTCCTTCAGTTTGCACACCCCCAAATGAATGTATAGAATAAATTTCCATATATTTATATATACCCTATAAATATATTTTCAAAAAATATAAATCAATATGTAAATATAAAAAATGAAGAAATCCTATGGATTTCTTCTACTAACTATATTTAACACTAGTCCAAATACTCTACTTTTAACTCTACTTTATTTGGTAATTCTTCTAGTTCTGTTTTCACTACAATCATAGGATATGTAATTATTTGTGCCACCACTTCATCAGGTTTTGGATCTCTATATTCAGCATATACTACAAGTGTTTTTTCTTCCTCCTTTTCTTTTAGTTCCAATTTTTTTATATTAACTGAATACCCTGCTGTCTTTTTTTCTCCTCTAGTTACTACCACATAAACTCCATCTTCCAATTTGCAAGTCAATGCCCTTTCCTCTGTTTTATATTTTGGGAGTATCTCCATTAATTTTTGAGGAATTTGGTCTTGTTCTACTATTTCATAGCTCACTCCTTTATCCCCCTCATTGAATAAGAATTTACTCACTATAAATATAAGTGCCAATATCACTATGGCCACTACTATATACAACCTATATTTTTTCATATCATATCCCCCCATTAAATATTTATAACTTAAAATCTCTTATAAATATTTCTATTCAGGAGATGTATTTTTAGAACAAAATAATAACGGTAGCTTAAGCTACCGTTATATATATTAATAAACCTGAAACTATATTCCCTTTATACATTTCACTTTTTCAACAATATTTTCAGCAGTAAGTCCATATTTGACTAATAATTCATCTCCATTACCAGACTCACCAAAGGTATCATTTACAGCAATCCTTATCATGGGCACAGGACAATTTTCAACCAATACCTCCGAAACAGCACTTCCTAATCCGCCAATCTTATTATGCTCCTCAGCAGTTACTATAGCCCCCGTTTCTTTTGCAGCATCAATTATTACCTTCTCGTCTATGGGCTTTATTGTATGCATATCTATTACTCTAATATTTATTGATTCCTTTTTTAGTATTTCTGCTGCTTTTAATGCAGCATTCACCATTATACCTGTAGCAATAACAGTAGCATCACTGCCATCTTTCAATATCTTTGCCTTACCTATTTCAAAGTCAAAATCATCTTCATTATATATTACAGGTACTTTACTTCTACCTAGTCTTATATATACTGGTCCATTATACTCTGCTGCCTTCAATACTGCTTCTTTTGCCTCTACAGCATCAGCAGGATTTATAACTGTCATATTGGGCAATGTCCTCATTAAACTTATATCTTCTAATGCTTGATGGGATGCACCATCTTCTCCAACAGTAAGCCCTGCATGGGTTGCAGCTATTTTTACATTCATCTTAGGATATGCAATGGAATTTCTTATAATTTCATATGCCCTTCCCGTAGCAAAAATAGCAAAACTACTGGCAAATGGTATCATTCCAGCTGCAGCTAACCCTGCTGCGGTACCCATAAGACCTTGTTCTGCTATACCTACATTTACAAACTTTTGTGGACAAACTTCTTTAAACTTAGCAGTTTTAGTAGATTTAGATAAATCCGCATCCAATACCACTACATTTTCATTTTTTTCTGCCAATATCTTTAATGCTTCTCCATACGCCTCTCTTGTTGCCACTTTTTTTGCCATTATATCTCACCCCCTAGTTCTTTAATAGCTATCGATGTTTCTTCATCATCCGGAGCATTTCCATGCCATTCTACTTTATCCTCCATGAAAGACACACCTTTGCCTTTAATAGTCTCCGCTATAATTATAGTGGGTTTTCCTTTTGTATTCTTACTGTGCTCTATAGCATCAAATATTTCATCAAAATTATGTCCATCTATTTTTATCACATTCCAACCAAAGGCTTCCCATTTTTTATCAATAGGGGATATATCCATTATGTCACAATTTTTTCCATCTATCTGCAATCCATTATGGTCTAAAAATACAGTAAGATTATCTAATTTATAGTGGGCAGCCAACATAGCCGCTTCCCACACTATACCTTCTTGAACCTCACCATCTCCTAGCATTGCATAAACTCTATAGTCTTTGCTTCTCATTTTTCCTGCCAAAGCCATTCCATTGGCAGCAGAAAACCCTTGACCTAAAGAGCCTGTGGACATGTCTACACCAGGAGTACCCTTCATATCAGGGTGACCTTGAAGCATTGAATTTATCTTCCTCAAGCTATTAAGTTCCTCCTTAGGAAAATATCCTTTTTCTGCCAAAACTGCATATAATACTGGTGCAGCATGACCCTTTGACAATACAAATCTATCCCTATCTTCCCACTGTGGTTTTTTAGGATCTATATCCATTTCTTTAAAATACAAAGCTGTCATTATTTCACATGCAGATAAAGAACCTCCTGGATGACCAGATTTGGCTTTATTAAGCATGTTTATAATATCTTTTCGTAAGGTACTGGCGATAACCTTTAAATCTTTATATTTATCCATTTTTTACCTCCTATTTAGTTAATACATTCTTGCTACACTATTCTACAATATCTTTACTTGAAAACAATATTTTAAGCATAAACAATGGTAGTACTGTTTGTCTTTTCAGTCTTTTAGGCTCTTTAACCAGTCTATAGAGCCATTCAAGGCCTAATCTCTGATATATATCTGGTGCCCTTTTTACTTTACCAGCCAAAACATCGATAGTACCACCATTACCTATTATGATTTTACATTTGAGTTTATCTTTATTTTTATGAATCCATTTTTCCTGTTTTTCTGCTCCCAATCCTACAAACAATATATCTGTATCACCATCATTTATTTTGTCTATTATATCCATTTCCTCTTTATGACTTTCATACCCTGTATGTACTCCTTTAAAATACCCATTATTTGTTCCCGATATTAATATATTGTCATAATTATCTTTGATTTTTTTAGCAGCTATATCAGCAACGCCCTCTTCTCCACCTAAAAGAAATAACTTTAGCCTCCTAGTATGGGCTATATTAATAATGCCCATAGATATATCAAATCCCGTTACCCTCTCTGGTAATGGATGCTTTTTTATTCTAGATGCATATATAAGACCAATACCATCGGGAACTACCAAGTCTCCTTCATTTAATACTTGTTTAAATTTATTATCTTTTTGTGCATTCATTATAATCTCAGTATTGGGAGTATATATAGTTTTAGTAGCTTCTCCATTTAGAAATTCTTCTACTCTATTTAGTGCACCTTCCATAGTAATTTTATCTATTTTTATTCCCATAATTTTAATAAATTCATTCATAATATCACCTTCTATAGACTAGCTTAATAGCTAAATCTATATTCTTATAAGCCTTATTCTTAAAATCTACTTTATATTTTTCCAAATTAGATTTTATATTTTCCTTATTATTCCATACATCATCTAATAAAGTGCATAGATTTATTAATTCTAGATTTTTCACATTACATTTACTTTTAATTCCTATAGAATCCATAAAACCATCCACTTTGGGGTCATATACTAACCCTACCATAGGCACAGCTTGTGTAGCTGCATAAATTAGAGAGTGCAATCTCATGGCTATAATTATATCCAATTCTCTTATTATGCCCATTATATCTTCAACATTATATTTATTCCTCAGTAAATAACATTTGTCCTTTGCATTACTGAGTATGTCAGTGCTTATCTGTAAATCTTCTGGATAATGCATAGGTATAATTATAATATTTACATCATAATTAGATTTTATATATTCTATAGCTCCAGATATGGTCTTTATTATATTATCTTTATTATTCCATGACCTTAAAGATATACCTATTAAAGGTTTATCCATAGGTATATCCTCTAGTGTAAATATTTCTTTTATTCTTTCCACACTTGAAGGCTCTAAAGTATAAACAGGATCAGCCGTTATAAATATATTTTCATTCTTTATTTCCAAATCTTCTATAGTCTCCTTTGAGTTGGTATCTCTTAATGTTATTAAGTCCACTTTCTCCAAAATTCTCTTGGTCAGCTTCTTATTTATACTCTTCTTTATTGGCCCAATCCCATTGGCATAGACCATAACAGGTTTGTTAAAAAGTTTAGCCAAATATATAAGGGCTAAATAATAAAATAAAGATCTAGTGCTGGTCACATCTTGTAAAAGACTGCCTCCTCCACTAATAAACATATCACAGTCTTTTATTGCACTTATCACATTGAATATATTAAATCTATCTATGGCATTAACATTATATGTTCTTTTAGTATCTTCAGGATCTTTAGAAAGAGCTGTTATATCTATATTTTCATCAGCAGACCTTATATCTTTGACTATAGCCTTTAAAATGGCATCGTCTCCACTGTTATTAAATCCATAATATCCTGAAAGTATCACTTTTTTCCTTTTATCCATGGGATATGACTCCTTTAGTTAAGAAAATATGCTATGAAACTATTTTTTTAGTATAGCTACTACCATTTTTACAAAACATTCTTTAAAAATAGGGGCTTTCGCCAGCGGTTTAAAAAAATTTCTCAATGGTACTTCATTATAGTAATATACCTTAAATTTAGTATTAGGCAATATATTATTAAACCTTTTTATAGTCATCTTATTTATATATGAAAATATCTCTTGTCCTTGATTGTCTTTACCAATTCTAAAGGAAATCCTATTTTCACCATCGGGTAAATCTTTAACTAGTTTCTTATAAACCCCTATTAAAGTATCATCGTCAAAGAACATATGTACCCATGGTATTCCTATGGCATCACTTAGAT from Clostridiisalibacter paucivorans DSM 22131 harbors:
- a CDS encoding ATP-binding protein; translation: MSIEELNKRCNLDLFNFKTTRELPISDEIIGQKRATKALNFGLSINRKGYNVFVTGITGTGRNSYSYSLAKKFAKGKHVPSDWCYVYNFDKPVRPKAIELKAGNGSAFKKHVEDFVCRLKTEIPKYFTSKEYEDKKSNIYNEFDAKNQDIVNRLNDKAEKYGFQFKQTDRGLITYPLIEDRPMKEEELQNLSEKEMLELKKKSNEMSSEVHNILIEFKDMESKLLDDLDEFNKKETSELIKDYMEELVKEFEDNKDVINHLNELEKDIVKNLDKFLGKEDENKDKKITSKLKLHEDFFKRYEINLFIDNSNKKNAPVIREMNPNYYNLLGKIEYVNEMGVLRTDHTMIKPGSIHEANGGFLIIQAKDILSSSFAWIGLKRALKSNEIQIENITKGTVIAETIKPEPIPIELKVIIVGDYYTYQMLYNYDADFKKLFKIRADFDIEIERNEENIKKIALFVANHCKDEELCDFSKDAIGRIVEYSSRLSGDKRKLSTRFNEIVELLYEADAMAVASEDHIVTEKHINMAIEEKIYRNNKYEEKLHELFRDNTLMIETTGYKVGQINGLAVLDSGQYSFGRPSKITVSTYAGKDGITNIEREVEQSGNIHDKGVLILSGYLGAKYAQNTPLSLNASITFEQSYDMVDGDSASSTELYAILSSISELPINQSIAVTGSVNQKGEIQPIGGVNEKIEGFFKVCKEKGLKGDEGVIIPIQNVNNLMLKDEVIDAVKEGKFSIYAIESIDEGIEILTGVEYGKMDKEGNYSKDTVNYLVQKKLDYYADLSKEYE
- a CDS encoding S41 family peptidase, whose translation is MISKRKAVLWSVILVFISSIVTFTVGNIIQISVGDKVIIAKREVNKLTNTYEKYAKAMALENFINENYLNDISEKEMMDGQLKGMFESLDDPYSVYMTEDEFNNFMEHTKGSYGGIGVIVTPGEDNMITVVSPIEDTPGYRAGFKPGDKIIKVNGEEFTADKLDDAIKIMKGEPGTEVNITVMRRDGEGKPNYIEMPITREEIRLESIKSKMLSDDIGYIRIIQFDELVYDDFIEHYEALKNEGMKGLIIDLRNNPGGLLDKCVDIADKLIGKSVVVYTETKSGDREYFKSDSDKINIPYTVLINEGSASASEILAGAVKDTKSGTLIGTKSFGKGIVQRINQLPDGSGFKLTVSKYFTPNGVSIHGEGITPDIIVPIPEDVDQIGLDNLNQDTQLKKAIEEVKEKMNH
- the ftsE gene encoding cell division ATP-binding protein FtsE; the protein is MIDFINIYKEYDNGVVALKNIDVHIEKGDFVFLVGSSGAGKSTLIKLLLKEQEPTRGRIILNNKDITYVRNRRIPFIRRSVGVVFQDFRLLPKKTVYENVAFAMEIIGASSREIRRQVPMILSMVGLSNKANSYPDQLSGGEQQRVSIARAIVNSPAVLIADEPTGNLDPDTAWEIMKLIKHINRRGTTVLMATHAKDIVDSMKRRVIALDKGEVIRDNQKGGYDYEV
- a CDS encoding murein hydrolase activator EnvC family protein translates to MKKRITYLILGMLVLLNSIVVYAGNNDVNALREKKSKTDSEIKSIQKEIHKKQLKEAEVTNEINALDRKIDEADNELAKVENKLKTINGNIKKTKEELVEAENNITKKNDTLNSRLRVMYKNGSVGYLEVLLDSEDIGDLLTRLDMVKSVVSHDVDLLKYMKEQREIIVSKKKDLEIQQDALASTRVELNNKKQDLVVATRAKERLMSDIKQDKDKLEKQVDELNALAEKISSEIRKRQLSVEYAGGEMMWPTPGIYRITSPYGYRIHPIFHTRKMHTGVDIGASYGTKVLAANDGVVQMSGWLGGYGKVVLIDHGGGITTLYAHNSRLLVKAGAKVKRGQAISKVGSTGNSTGAHLHFEVRKNGSHVNPLPWVKGK
- a CDS encoding transketolase family protein, producing the protein MAKKVATREAYGEALKILAEKNENVVVLDADLSKSTKTAKFKEVCPQKFVNVGIAEQGLMGTAAGLAAAGMIPFASSFAIFATGRAYEIIRNSIAYPKMNVKIAATHAGLTVGEDGASHQALEDISLMRTLPNMTVINPADAVEAKEAVLKAAEYNGPVYIRLGRSKVPVIYNEDDFDFEIGKAKILKDGSDATVIATGIMVNAALKAAEILKKESINIRVIDMHTIKPIDEKVIIDAAKETGAIVTAEEHNKIGGLGSAVSEVLVENCPVPMIRIAVNDTFGESGNGDELLVKYGLTAENIVEKVKCIKGI
- a CDS encoding 5-formyltetrahydrofolate cyclo-ligase produces the protein MKKFHLRKSILEKRRELLSNDVKYKSKVISKIFFESEMYMNANSIMTYVSYRNEVITKYIIQRCIEDKKIVSIPITNTKSKVLTPSVLKDYDKELTQGTYGILEPKQEYIRPINPLSIDLILIPGSVFSNSGHRIGYGGGYYDRFLIRTKETALKIGLAYKFQLLDTIPYDKHDIPMDYIITEDGIVLCN
- the ftsX gene encoding permease-like cell division protein FtsX, coding for MKFRMFKHMMKQGLTGMWRNRMMSLASIGSVTSALFILGIVLILILNINNMTNMAQEKFDEIHVFLVDDLTDENVDSIGDKISEYEGVLSVTFRSREQALEIMKKDWGDESYLLEGLEDNPFPNSYIIQLSSIDKADAVVQKLQAVSGIEGIRFHQDIVEKMMTITNFVRMSGLIIITILTLISIFIISNTIKLTVSARKREINIMKYVGATNGFIRGPFIIEGTLLGVIGSALAIAIVSFGYKYIFNVASEKLYVFFTMYMIPFDGLFEDIIIIFSVIGIGIGILGSVISLRKFLRV
- a CDS encoding transketolase, whose translation is MDKYKDLKVIASTLRKDIINMLNKAKSGHPGGSLSACEIMTALYFKEMDIDPKKPQWEDRDRFVLSKGHAAPVLYAVLAEKGYFPKEELNSLRKINSMLQGHPDMKGTPGVDMSTGSLGQGFSAANGMALAGKMRSKDYRVYAMLGDGEVQEGIVWEAAMLAAHYKLDNLTVFLDHNGLQIDGKNCDIMDISPIDKKWEAFGWNVIKIDGHNFDEIFDAIEHSKNTKGKPTIIIAETIKGKGVSFMEDKVEWHGNAPDDEETSIAIKELGGEI
- a CDS encoding protease complex subunit PrcB family protein → MKKYRLYIVVAIVILALIFIVSKFLFNEGDKGVSYEIVEQDQIPQKLMEILPKYKTEERALTCKLEDGVYVVVTRGEKKTAGYSVNIKKLELKEKEEEKTLVVYAEYRDPKPDEVVAQIITYPMIVVKTELEELPNKVELKVEYLD